A stretch of Halomonas elongata DSM 2581 DNA encodes these proteins:
- a CDS encoding nucleotidyl transferase AbiEii/AbiGii toxin family protein yields the protein MPIEARYHEQVRLLVSLLPFLNDEPCFALKGGTAINLFVQPLPRLSVDIDLAYLLLEPRDEALRRCREALKRLAEAFNSRLPGVRAELQVNRRDELRILVRRGRSQVKVEVSPVLRGTLHPPQERDVVEAVEDDYGFAAVQVVSLPDLYGGKICAALDRQHPRDLFDVKLLLNQGGLDRSVFEGFLVYLLGHPRPLNEVINPRQKPLDDVYRQEFVGMARADIPLQQLEDVRHELLTRLGQLMTDEDVRFFLSFKQGAPDWALLPLTGVDRLPAVRWKLANIQKMGADKHRQSLGLLEQALGSLRS from the coding sequence ATGCCGATTGAAGCTCGCTACCACGAACAGGTCAGGCTGCTGGTCTCGCTGCTGCCGTTTCTCAATGATGAGCCGTGCTTCGCCCTGAAGGGTGGTACGGCCATCAACCTCTTCGTGCAGCCATTACCCCGTCTATCGGTCGATATCGACCTGGCCTACCTGCTGTTGGAGCCCCGTGACGAGGCACTACGACGCTGTCGCGAGGCGCTGAAGCGCCTCGCAGAGGCCTTCAACTCTCGGCTGCCAGGCGTACGCGCCGAGCTTCAGGTTAATCGCCGAGACGAGCTGAGAATCCTGGTGCGCCGGGGGCGTAGCCAGGTGAAGGTGGAGGTATCGCCAGTACTGCGTGGCACTCTGCACCCGCCCCAGGAGCGCGATGTCGTTGAGGCCGTGGAAGACGATTACGGCTTTGCTGCGGTGCAGGTGGTGTCACTGCCGGACCTGTATGGCGGCAAGATCTGCGCCGCGCTGGATCGCCAGCACCCCAGAGATCTCTTCGATGTGAAGCTGCTGCTGAACCAGGGCGGCCTGGATCGAAGCGTATTCGAAGGCTTCCTGGTCTATCTGCTGGGACATCCCAGACCCTTGAACGAAGTGATCAACCCGCGACAAAAACCGCTGGACGACGTCTACCGACAGGAGTTTGTCGGGATGGCCAGGGCCGATATCCCGTTGCAGCAGCTCGAGGACGTCCGGCACGAACTTCTGACGCGGCTGGGCCAGCTGATGACGGATGAAGACGTTCGCTTCTTTCTGTCCTTCAAGCAGGGGGCGCCTGACTGGGCGCTGCTTCCGCTGACGGGCGTCGATCGACTGCCTGCCGTGCGCTGGAAGCTCGCTAACATCCAGAAGATGGGGGCTGACAAGCATCGTCAGTCTCTGGGGCTCTTGGAGCAGGCTCTGGGTAGTCTTCGGAGCTAA
- a CDS encoding nucleotide pyrophosphohydrolase — MSDPFKQLRDAMDQFATERDWDQFHSPKNLAMALTVEAAELQECFQWLTEAQSRELDEQQLAAVRDEIADVQLYLIRLAGKLDVDIEAACRAKMEKNAEKYPAGQVKGSAKKYTHYQD, encoded by the coding sequence ATGTCAGACCCGTTCAAGCAGCTTCGTGACGCCATGGACCAGTTCGCCACCGAGCGCGACTGGGACCAGTTCCACTCGCCCAAGAACCTGGCCATGGCGCTGACGGTGGAGGCAGCTGAACTGCAGGAGTGCTTCCAGTGGCTGACCGAGGCGCAGTCCAGGGAGCTGGATGAGCAGCAACTGGCCGCCGTGCGCGATGAAATTGCCGATGTTCAGCTCTACCTGATCCGGCTGGCGGGCAAGCTGGACGTGGATATCGAAGCGGCATGCCGGGCGAAGATGGAGAAGAATGCGGAGAAATATCCCGCCGGCCAGGTGAAGGGAAGTGCAAAAAAGTACACGCACTATCAGGATTAA
- a CDS encoding DNA/RNA helicase domain-containing protein: protein MLVYNATKQQFIDDVRANVITDAIENEVARRLNRNSPRSEVTSWENSLRFMMSVLLDEGIPASAGVAIEYNIPLTNRRVDFILTGKNHQRDDAAVIVELKQWQSVEVTKKDAIVRTQLGGGVRETNHPSYQAWSYGALIEDYNETVRSESIRLVPCAYLHNMKQGHAINDPFYEHHTSRAPVFISQDALKLSKFLSQHIKYGDSNAIMYRIEHGVIKPSKNLADALASMMQGNAEFLMIDEQKLVYETALDLAHRAGSGSKQCLIVQGGPGTGKSVVAINLLVELTKREMMTQYVSRNSAPREVFKKKLTGTRKKTHIDNLFKGSGSYVSAEPDTFHALIVDEAHRLNEKSGMYQNLGESQIMEVIAASRFSIFFIDEAQRVTLKDVGTVEEIRRRAAECGAEVQELELASQFRCNGSDGYLAWLDHALQIRTTANTDLEDIDYDFQVFDDPSAMRRAILEKNRKANKARMVAGYCWPWASKKDKQAMDIVFPEHGFAAQWNLDDDGMLWAIADGSAEQVGCIHTCQGLEFDYVGVIIGDDFVIRDGRVVTDAAKRAGQDRSVHGYKKMLKELPEHARALADQIIKNTYRTLMTRGQKGCYVYATDPETREYFAAFARAQAATEHADLAEEAETLDGLHLPIVTRDEAVPFERHVPVYDLSIAAGEFSEMQIADAEHWVELPDVMRASPDLFVSRVVGESMNRRIPNGAWCLFRTNPGGTRQGKVVVVQHRAIEDPDHGGSFTVKQYQSEKVEEYGEFVNQRIVLKPQTNAFGYKDIVLEDELEDLKVIGEFLSVL, encoded by the coding sequence ATGCTGGTCTATAACGCCACCAAGCAGCAGTTTATCGACGATGTGCGAGCCAACGTCATCACCGACGCCATCGAGAACGAGGTGGCACGCAGGCTGAACCGCAACTCGCCGCGCAGTGAGGTGACGTCGTGGGAGAACTCCCTGCGCTTCATGATGAGCGTTCTGCTCGACGAGGGCATTCCCGCATCGGCGGGAGTGGCCATTGAGTACAACATTCCGCTGACCAATCGCCGTGTGGACTTCATCCTGACTGGCAAGAACCACCAGCGGGACGATGCGGCGGTCATCGTGGAACTGAAACAGTGGCAGTCCGTCGAGGTGACGAAGAAGGATGCCATCGTGCGCACCCAGCTGGGCGGCGGCGTGCGCGAGACCAACCATCCGTCGTATCAGGCGTGGTCCTATGGCGCGCTGATAGAGGACTACAACGAGACGGTACGCTCCGAGTCGATCCGCCTGGTGCCTTGCGCCTACCTGCACAACATGAAGCAGGGGCACGCCATCAATGATCCCTTCTACGAGCACCACACAAGCCGTGCCCCGGTCTTCATCTCGCAGGATGCCTTGAAGCTCTCGAAGTTTCTGAGCCAGCACATCAAGTACGGCGACAGCAACGCCATCATGTATCGCATCGAGCACGGTGTGATCAAGCCGAGCAAGAACCTGGCGGATGCGCTGGCATCGATGATGCAGGGCAACGCCGAGTTCCTGATGATCGACGAGCAGAAGCTAGTCTATGAAACCGCGCTCGATCTTGCGCATCGTGCAGGCAGCGGCAGCAAGCAGTGCCTGATCGTGCAGGGCGGGCCGGGTACCGGCAAGTCGGTGGTGGCCATCAACCTGCTGGTGGAGCTGACGAAGCGCGAGATGATGACCCAGTACGTGTCGCGCAACTCGGCCCCTCGGGAGGTCTTCAAGAAGAAGCTGACCGGGACGCGCAAGAAGACCCACATCGACAACCTGTTCAAAGGCTCGGGCAGCTACGTCAGCGCCGAGCCGGATACCTTCCATGCGCTGATCGTCGATGAGGCGCACCGCCTGAACGAGAAGTCCGGCATGTATCAAAACCTGGGCGAGAGCCAGATCATGGAGGTGATCGCTGCGTCACGCTTCTCGATCTTCTTCATCGATGAGGCGCAGCGTGTGACGCTGAAGGATGTGGGGACGGTCGAGGAGATCCGGCGGCGTGCGGCCGAGTGTGGCGCCGAGGTTCAGGAGCTTGAGCTAGCATCGCAGTTTCGCTGCAACGGCTCGGATGGCTACCTGGCCTGGCTCGATCATGCGCTGCAGATTCGCACCACGGCCAACACCGACCTGGAGGACATCGACTACGACTTCCAGGTGTTCGATGACCCGAGTGCCATGCGTCGGGCGATTCTCGAGAAGAACCGCAAGGCCAACAAGGCGCGCATGGTGGCGGGCTACTGCTGGCCATGGGCGAGCAAGAAGGACAAGCAGGCCATGGACATCGTGTTTCCCGAACATGGCTTCGCGGCCCAGTGGAACCTCGATGACGACGGCATGCTGTGGGCGATCGCCGATGGATCAGCAGAGCAGGTCGGCTGTATCCACACCTGCCAGGGGCTCGAATTCGACTACGTCGGCGTCATCATCGGCGACGACTTCGTGATTCGTGACGGCCGCGTGGTGACGGACGCGGCCAAGCGGGCAGGGCAGGACCGCTCGGTGCATGGCTACAAGAAGATGCTCAAGGAGCTGCCTGAGCATGCCCGTGCCCTGGCGGACCAGATCATCAAGAACACCTATCGCACGCTGATGACGCGGGGCCAGAAGGGCTGTTACGTCTATGCCACAGACCCCGAGACCCGAGAGTACTTTGCGGCCTTCGCTCGTGCGCAGGCGGCCACCGAGCATGCCGATCTGGCTGAAGAGGCCGAGACGCTGGATGGCTTGCATCTTCCCATCGTGACGCGTGATGAGGCAGTGCCGTTCGAGCGTCATGTGCCCGTGTACGATTTGAGCATCGCCGCCGGCGAGTTCAGCGAGATGCAAATCGCCGACGCCGAGCACTGGGTCGAGCTGCCGGACGTCATGCGTGCGAGCCCCGATCTGTTCGTCAGCCGGGTAGTGGGGGAGTCGATGAACCGGCGCATCCCCAATGGCGCCTGGTGCCTGTTTCGTACCAACCCCGGCGGCACTCGGCAAGGCAAGGTCGTCGTGGTGCAGCATCGCGCCATCGAGGACCCGGACCACGGCGGCAGCTTCACGGTGAAGCAGTATCAGAGCGAGAAGGTCGAGGAGTACGGCGAGTTCGTGAACCAGCGCATCGTGCTGAAGCCCCAGACCAACGCCTTCGGCTACAAGGACATTGTGCTCGAGGACGAGCTTGAGGACCTGAAGGTCATCGGCGAATTCCTCTCCGTGCTGTGA
- a CDS encoding type IV toxin-antitoxin system AbiEi family antitoxin domain-containing protein, which produces MKINQLLHKIPYGAVVTTAWLASHGVTSDQARKLAGSGWLQRVGHGAYCQAGEPLTWESAVFALQASDDTGLPPLWPGGQTALALHGFAHYLPMGESTTHLYGKEAVRLPRWLSDAEWAGRMVLHSEKGLPVQIPGSFTDYAPDGRAFSLQVSTPERAVLEWVAVTPNELLFNSELVDTFGGLNTLRPRRLQALLEGCRSVRTKRAFLVLARHAGHAWYGRLEPRRLDLGKGKRQLCQGGKLDREYHVTVPEAFLHAD; this is translated from the coding sequence GTGAAAATAAACCAGCTGCTGCACAAGATCCCGTATGGCGCCGTCGTGACGACCGCCTGGCTGGCGTCACACGGCGTCACCTCTGATCAGGCGCGTAAGCTGGCTGGCAGTGGCTGGCTGCAACGCGTGGGGCACGGCGCCTACTGCCAAGCGGGGGAGCCTCTTACCTGGGAGAGCGCTGTTTTCGCCTTGCAGGCGAGCGACGACACGGGCTTACCACCGCTTTGGCCGGGTGGCCAAACGGCCCTGGCACTGCATGGCTTTGCCCACTATCTGCCCATGGGGGAGAGCACAACGCACCTGTATGGCAAGGAAGCCGTTCGGTTGCCCCGGTGGTTGAGTGATGCCGAGTGGGCAGGGCGGATGGTGCTCCACTCCGAAAAGGGCCTGCCGGTGCAGATTCCCGGCAGCTTCACGGACTACGCGCCGGATGGCAGGGCCTTCAGCTTGCAGGTATCAACCCCCGAGCGAGCTGTCCTGGAGTGGGTCGCCGTGACGCCGAACGAGCTGCTGTTCAACAGTGAGCTGGTCGACACCTTCGGCGGGCTCAATACGCTGCGTCCGCGCCGGCTGCAGGCATTGCTGGAGGGATGCCGTTCGGTGAGAACGAAGCGTGCCTTCCTGGTGCTGGCTCGCCACGCCGGGCATGCCTGGTACGGTCGTCTGGAACCACGCCGGCTGGACCTCGGCAAAGGCAAGCGGCAGCTCTGCCAGGGCGGCAAGTTGGATAGGGAATATCACGTGACGGTGCCGGAGGCGTTCCTGCATGCCGATTGA